In Salmo trutta chromosome 37, fSalTru1.1, whole genome shotgun sequence, the following proteins share a genomic window:
- the LOC115177257 gene encoding G-protein coupled receptor family C group 6 member A-like isoform X1, whose amino-acid sequence MDLLEIGHVVGFSFKRGNLAPFHHYLMNLSDINDVIGNNSFLKEFYSLPNGSGDPKVLSSFTVPAEILLNNSHADVVFSVEMAVSAIVHAVADICSKKDCKTPGTVQPWQVLGALKDSCFELEGKSYCFDKKGDINLGYDVTLWRSVRGVINVHDVVAEYHPINNSFSYTSGHIKNLTDLRVRVRVKVRVRIRVRIRVRVKVRSQSLLVYFLGSHTKTEFKVHIHINLLTPPDIQRHKHKQGRMSNNLLLPQSD is encoded by the exons ATGGACCTCCTTGAAATCGGCCATGTGGTGGGCTTCTCCTTCAAAAGAGGGAACCTGGCTCCTTTCCATCACTACCTGATGAATCTGAGTGACATCAATGATGTCATAGGAAACAACTCCTTCCTAAAGGAGTTCTACTCCCTGCCAAATGGGTCGGGAGACCCCAAGGTTTTGTCTTCCTTCACAGTCCCAGCAGAGATCCTGCTAAACAACAGCCATGCGGACGTAGTCTTCAGTGTGGAGATGGCGGTCAGTGCCATCGTCCATGCAGTGGCTGATATCTGCAGCAAAAAGGACTGCAAGACACCAGGCACGGTCCAACCCTGGCAG GTGCTTGGAGCCCTGAAGGACAGTTGCTTTGAGCTGGAGGGGAAAAGCTACTGTTTTGATAAGAAAGGAGACATCAACCTGGGCTATGATGTAACCCTGTGGAGGTCTGTGAGAGGGGTCATCAACGTCCATGACGTTGTAGCTGAGTACCATCCAATCAACAACAGCTTCAGCTATACCAGCGGACACATCAAAAATCTCACTGACCtgagggtaagggtaagggtaaaggttagggttaggattagggtaaggattagggtaagggttaaggttaggtctCAATCTCTTTTAGTCTATTTTCTAGGCTCCCACACAAAGACAGAGTTTAAAGTACACATCCATATTAATCTGTTAACCCCACCTGACatacagagacacaaacacaaacagggcAGAATGTCAAACAATCTACTTCTTCCTCAAAGTGACTAA
- the LOC115177257 gene encoding G-protein coupled receptor family C group 6 member A-like isoform X2, with protein MNHSVESANRFPVPTTLGISLRYHIHDSCSDVTTALRASADFTQISYASTAIILSGKIHFPAFLRTVLNNLYQTHAMVRLLSNSNWTWVGMVTTDGDYGRSALDSFVSEATASGICVAFKEILPDSLTSPDINSAVKNARKTIRSNPKVKVVV; from the exons ATGAACCACTCTGTAGAGTCGGCCAACAGATTCCCTGTCCCGACTACACTAGGGATCTCTCTGCGGTACCATATCCACGACTCCTGCTCTGATGTCACCACCGCTCTGAGGGCCTCAGCTGACTTCACACAG ATCAGTTACGCCTCCACCGCCATTATCCTGAGTGGCAAGATCCATTTCCCCGCATTCCTGAGGACCGTGCTTAACAACCTGTACCAGACGCATGCCATGGTTCGGTTGCTTAGCAACAGCAACTGGACCTGGGTGGGCATGGTCACCACGGATGGAGACTACGGCCGCTCTGCCCTGGACAGCTTCGTCTCCGAGGCAACCGCCTCAGGGATCTGTGTGGCCTTCAAGGAGATCCTCCCTGATTCGCTGACCAGCCCTGACATCAACTCAGCTGTCAAAAATGCCAGAAAAACCATCCGCAGCAACCCCAAGGTCAAGGTGGTGGTGTAA
- the LOC115176810 gene encoding G-protein coupled receptor family C group 6 member A, which produces MESMGDVLHLLVILSLLETGKAKVGDFKAAGATAPGDIIIGGLFSIHEGVEDSPNISAPHVSQCVRFNTDGFTQALAMIHAVESANRSPVLTALGISLGYRIHDSCSDVTTALRASADFTQEPTTDCGGGVNTSNPSSPIMAVIGASSSEISISVARQFNLKLIPQISYASTAIILSDKNRFPAFLRTVSSDLYQTRAMVQLLSDSKWTWVGMITTDGDYGLSALDSFVSQATASGICVAFKEILPNSLTSPDGESAISQAAATLKLNPNVKVVVSFAKPTQMMYLYQKLRGAWSGLGERVWVASDSWSSSKEVLGEMDLPDIGNVVGFSFKRGNLAPFHHYLMNLININDVIGNNSFLKEFYSLPNRSENSGVLSPAEILLHNSFVFNVEMAVSAIAHAVTDICSKKDCKTPGTVQPWEVLGALKDSCFELEGKSYCFDKKGDINLGYDVTLWRSVRGVINVHDVVAEYHPLNNSFSYTSGHSKNLTDLRDVVSVCSPSCEPGKFKKTAEGQHTCCYECINCTENHYSNNTDMDQCLSCDTKTEWSLEGSSGCTHKTLEFFSWQDGFAVVLLVLAALGIVLVLLVGALFLHHHQTPVVKAAGGPFSQLILLSLVGSFVSAVFFVGHPSSLQCKVRQVLFGLSFTLCVSCILVKSLKILLAFQLNPDLKDVLRRLYQPYAIICLCMALQVLTCTLWLVLQSPQEKATVFTTTVLAECDEGSQVAFGVMLGYIAVLALVCFSCAFKGRKLPQKYNEARFITFSMLLYLMSWVIFVPIYVTTSGKYLPAVEMVVILISNYGILSCHFFPKCYIILFKKDHNTKSAFLKNVYEYSRKGITDSSSVSETSVSQTEDKCISHPYSISSPSFFMSTTPVEPRAPQNCWSVDQNIQSIDTATHCTVVDHGVFFTGQMTRPHRLRRSMSL; this is translated from the exons ATGGAATCCATGGGTGATGTTCTCCACCTGTTAGTCATCCTGTCCTTGTTGGAGACAGGCAAGGCCAAAGTGGGAGACTTCAAAGCAGCAGGCGCTACAGCACCAGGAGATATCATCATTGGAGGGCTGTTTTCCATCCATGAGGGAGTGGAGGACTCccccaacatctcagcaccccatGTATCACAGTGTGTCAG gttcAACACGGACGGGTTCACCCAGGCATTGGCTATGATCCACGCTGTAGAGTCGGCCAACAGATCCCCTGTCCTGACTGCACTAGGGATCTCTCTGGGGTACCGTATCCACGACTCCTGCTCTGATGTCACCACCGCTCTGAGGGCCTCAGCTGACTTCACACAG GAGCCCACCACGGACTGTGGGGGAGGGGTCAACACCTCTAACCCTTCCTCGCCAATCATGGCCGTCATAGGGGCCTCTTCCTCTGAGATTTCCATCTCCGTTGCCCGGCAATTCAACCTTAAGCTCATCCCTCAA ATCAGTTATGCCTCCACTGCCATCATCCTGAGTGACAAGAACCGTTTCCCTGCTTTCCTGAGGACCGTGTCTAGCGACCTGTACCAGACACGGGCAATGGTCCAGTTGCTTAGCGACAGCAAATGGACCTGGGTGGGCATGATCACAACGGATGGAGACTACGGCCTCTCTGCCCTGGACAGCTTCGTCTCCCAGGCAACCGCCTCAGGGATCTGTGTGGCCTTCAAGGAGATCCTCCCTAATTCGCTAACCAGTCCTGACGGTGAATCAGCAATCAGCCAAGCCGCCGCAACCCTCAAATTGAACCCCAATGTCAAGGTGGTGGTGTCATTCGCCAAGCCTACTCAGATGATGTACCTATACCAGAAGCTGAGGGGTGCGTGGTCGGGGCTGGGGGAGAGGGTGTGGGTGGCCAGTGACAGCTGGTCCTCGTCCAAGGAGGTCTTGGGAGAAATGGACCTCCCAGATATTGGCAATGTGGTGGGCTTCTCCTTCAAAAGAGGGAACCTGGCTCCTTTCCATCACTACCTGATGAATCTGATTAACATCAATGATGTCATAGGAAACAACTCCTTCCTAAAGGAGTTCTACTCCCTGCCAAACAGGTCGGAAAACTCCGGGGTTTTGTCCCCAGCAGAGATCCTGCTACACAACAGCTTTGTCTTCAATGTGGAAATGGCTGTCAGTGCCATCGCCCATGCAGTGACTGATATCTGCAGCAAAAAGGACTGCAAGACACCAGGCACGGTCCAACCCTGGGAG GTGCTTGGAGCCCTGAAGGACAGTTGCTTTGAGCTGGAGGGGAAAAGCTACTGTTTTGATAAGAAAGGAGACATCAACCTGGGCTATGATGTAACCCTGTGGAGGTCTGTGAGAGGGGTCATCAACGTCCATGACGTTGTAGCTGAGTACCATCCACTCAACAACAGCTTCAGCTATACCAGCGGACACAGCAAAAATCTCACTGACCtgagg GACGTGGTGTCTGTGTGCTCGCCTAGCTGTGAACCTGGGAAGTTCAAGAAGACTGCTGAGGGTCAGCACACCTGCTGCTATGAATGCATCAACTGCACTGAGAACCACTACTCCAACAACACTG ACATGGACCAGTGTCTCTCTTGTGATACAAAGACAGAGTGGTCCCTGGAAGGGAGCTCTGGGTGTACCCATAAGACCCTGGAGTTCTTCTCCTGGCAGGATGGCTTCGCGGTGGTGCTACTGGTGCTGGCGGCCCTGGGTATCGTCCTGGTTCTCCTGGTGGGGGCTCTCTTCCTACACCACCACCAGACCCCCGTTGTGAAGGCTGCCGGGGGGCCTTTCTCCCAGCTCATCTTGCTCTCCCTAGTGGGAAGTTTTGTTAGTGCTGTGTTCTTTGTAGGTCATCCCAGCAGCCTACAGTGTAAG GTGCGCCAGGTGCTGTTTGGCCTCAGCTTTACCCTGTGTGTTTCCTGCATCTTGGTCAAGTCCCTGAAGATCCTGCTGGCCTTCCAGCTCAACCCTGACCTGAAGGACGTTCTCCGCCGCCTCTACCAACCCTATGCCATCATATGTCTCTGCATGGCCCTACAGGTCCTCACCTGCACCCTGTGGCTGGTCCTGCAGAGCCCCCAGGAGAAGGCCACGGTCTTCACCACCACTGTGTTGGCCGAGTGTGATGAAGGCTCCCAAGTGGCATTTGGTGTGATGCTGGGCTACATCGCTGTCCTGGCGCTCGTATGTTTTTCCTGCGCATTTAAAGGCCGCAAGCTGCCACAGAAGTACAACGAGGCCAGGTTCATCACCTTCAGCATGCTCCTCTACCTCATGTCCTGGGTGATATTCGTGCCCATCTACGTGACCACCTCTGGGAAGTACCTGCCAGCAGTGGAGATGGTGGTCATCCTCATCTCCAACTATGGCATCCTCAGCTGTCATTTCTTCCCCAAGTGCTACATCATCCTCTTCAAAAAGGATCACAACACCAAGAGTGCCTTCCTGAAGAACGTGTATGAGTATTCCAGAAAGGGCATTACTGACTCTAGCTCTGTCTCTGAAACTTCGGTCTCTCAGACAGAAGACAAGTGCATCAGTCACCCTTACTCCATCAGTTCACCTTCCTTCTTTATGTCTACCACACCAGTAGAACCCAGAGCACCTCAGAACTGCTGGTCCGTTGACCAGAACATTCAGAGCATTGACACTGCAACCCATTGCACCGTCGTAGACCATGGAGTGTTTTTCACAGGTCAGATGACTCGACCACACCGTCTGAGGAGAAGCATGAGCCTATGA
- the LOC115176486 gene encoding beta-Ala-His dipeptidase-like → KSAGDQILFSPTVDDHQNQFVQRLKEWVAVQSNSGDHTKWGEVERILNMTAVRIQEMGGTVEFADVGTHQLPSGETVPLPPVILAEFERDPKKATLCIYGHVDVQPAKMMDGWTTDPFNLTEIKGNLYGRGATDNKGPVLAWLHAVESYQATEKPPMGIEPTTLVLHGRRIKLIIEGLEEVGSYGLLELTIKGNDSFFADVDFIVISDNVKSVGSQSGVTDDVEPLTEDERKLNHNISFDLVEMKSMAGVKHFLQDTEVKEHLQHVFSTLKSPNRLRVTATVGAKPWVANLKDPQYVAGQRAVREVFGVDPELIREGSTIPIAQNFQEETGKSVMMLPIVGHDDGEHSQNEKTSRYNYIEGMKLFAAYFYEISLLQWIYFHPTCDNDNYAVGDSIVPVECLGCHQ, encoded by the exons aaatcagcaggggatcaaatacttttttcccccactgtagatgaCCACCAAAATCAGTTTGTTCAG AGGCTGAAGGAGTGGGTTGCTGTTCAGAGTAACTCAGGAGATCACACAAAATGGGGAGAAGTTGAAAGGATCCTGAACATGACAGCAGTGAGGATCCAAGAGATGGGAGGCACAGTGGAGTTTGCAGATGTAGGCACTCATCAG CTGCCCAGTGGGGAGACTGTGCCGCTTCCACCGGTGATACTGGCTGAGTTTGAGAGGGATCCAAAGAAAGCTACTCTCTGTATCTACGGCCATGTGGATGTCCAGCCAGCCAAGATGATGGACGGCTGGACCACAGACCCCTTCAATCTAACAGAAATCAAAG GTAACCTGTATGGGCGAGGGGCCACGGACAACAAAGGGCCAGTCCTGGCCTGGCTTCATGCTGTGGAGTCCTACCAGGCCACAGAGAAG ccccccatgggaatcgaacccacaaccctggtgttacac ggAAGGCGTATAAAGCTCATCATTGAGGGTCTGGAGGAGGTGGGCTCATACGGTTTGTTGGAGTTGACCATTAAGGGAAACGACAGCTTCTTTGCAGATGTGGACTTCATAGTGATCTCTGACAACGT GAAGTCTGTTGGATCACAGTCTGGGGTCACTGATGATGTCGAGCCACTCACTGAGGATGAGAGGAAGCTCAATCACAACATCAGCTTTGACCTGGTGGAGATGAAGAGTATGGCTGGGGTCAAACACTTCCTACAGGACACTGAG GTGAAGGAGCACCTTCAGCACGTCTTCTCCACTCTAAAAAGCCCTAACAGGCTGAGGGTGACCGCAACTGTTGGGGCTAAACCCTGGGTGGCTAACCTGAAGGACCCACAGTACGTTGCTGGACAAAGGGCAGTCAGAGAGG TGTTTGGAGTGGACCCGGAGCTTATCCGTGAGGGCTCCACCATCCCTATCGCTCAGAACTTCCAGGAGGAGACAGGCAAGAGTGTGATGATGCTGCCCATAGTTGGCCATGATGACGGAGAGCACTCTCAGAACGAGAAGACCAGCAG GTACAACTACATTGAGGGGATGAAGCTGTTTGCTGCTTATTTTTATGAGATCTCACTACTACAGTGGATATATTTCCACCCAACCTGTGACAATGATAATTATGCTGTAGGTGACAGTATTGTGCCAGTTGAGTGCCTGGGTTGccatcaataa